One region of candidate division KSB1 bacterium genomic DNA includes:
- a CDS encoding DUF4097 domain-containing protein — MRVRVWSWVATAALLHAAAALAVEAKKTDVQAFHLAPGSRLSLRLEDGSVRLSTWEKEQAEVQIVRRAWASSRREAQRRLDEIEVEVRKRTGEVEIVVFDHGATPVRSFWDLFNPNKWGSASNVSVELQLQVPEGVDLRLEADDADVEAEGKWGAVLITVADGDVELQDLRAARLRLETDDGNIVLYRLAMPEGAIRAITNDGLIRLEECVASEVSAETDDADVAVLRCDLQRLDVRTASGDVEVEPVLQRLSRLRVDTEDGDIILSLPPDPDAELDLRTVTGRIRTEKGVPSEEEGGQRLKVRLGKGRALISAFTEDGDIIVEKR; from the coding sequence GTGAGAGTCCGCGTTTGGAGCTGGGTGGCGACAGCAGCTCTGCTGCACGCAGCTGCGGCCCTGGCCGTCGAGGCCAAGAAGACCGACGTCCAGGCCTTCCATCTCGCGCCCGGGTCCAGGCTTTCGCTGCGCCTGGAGGATGGCAGTGTGCGCCTGTCGACCTGGGAGAAAGAACAGGCCGAGGTCCAGATCGTGCGTCGCGCCTGGGCTTCCAGCCGCCGGGAGGCCCAACGGAGACTGGATGAAATCGAAGTGGAGGTCCGGAAGCGAACAGGTGAAGTCGAGATCGTCGTGTTCGACCACGGCGCAACACCAGTGCGGAGCTTCTGGGACCTGTTCAATCCCAACAAGTGGGGTTCAGCTTCCAACGTCTCCGTGGAACTGCAGCTACAGGTCCCCGAGGGGGTGGACTTGCGCCTTGAGGCGGACGACGCAGATGTGGAAGCGGAAGGGAAGTGGGGGGCCGTGCTGATCACTGTGGCCGATGGTGACGTGGAGCTACAAGACCTCAGGGCCGCCAGGCTCCGTTTGGAGACAGACGACGGCAACATTGTCCTCTACCGCCTGGCTATGCCCGAGGGGGCCATTCGCGCCATCACCAACGATGGACTTATCCGTCTGGAAGAGTGTGTGGCCTCGGAGGTGAGCGCCGAAACCGACGACGCCGACGTGGCGGTTCTGCGCTGTGACCTTCAGCGCCTGGACGTTCGTACTGCCAGCGGCGACGTGGAGGTAGAACCGGTGCTGCAACGACTCTCCCGGCTGCGCGTCGACACAGAGGATGGGGATATCATCCTTTCCTTGCCCCCCGACCCGGACGCAGAACTGGACCTGCGTACGGTTACCGGGCGCATCCGGACGGAGAAGGGAGTGCCCAGCGAGGAGGAAGGGGGCCAGCGTCTCAAGGTTCGATTGGGAAAAGGTCGAGCGTTGATCAGCGCCTTCACCGAGGATGGCGACATCATTGTCGAGAAGCGGTGA